A window of Liolophura sinensis isolate JHLJ2023 chromosome 4, CUHK_Ljap_v2, whole genome shotgun sequence genomic DNA:
AGAAATGTAGACAATTAACAATAGCATATGCAGTAAGTATTCTGTGTTGTCTCAGAAATTTAGACTGTCAACAATAGCATAGGCAGTAAGTATTCAGTGTTGCCTCAGAAATGTAGACAATCAACAATAGCATAGGCAGTAAGTATTCTATGTTGCCTCAGAAATGTAGACAATCAGCAATAGCATAGGCAGTAAGAATTCAGTGTTGCCTCAGAAATTTAGACAATCAACAATAGCATAGGCAGTAAGTATTCAGTGTTGCCTCAGAAATTTAGACAATCAACAATAGCATAGGCAGTAAGAATTCAGTGTTGCCTCAGAAATTTAGACAATCAACAGTAGCATAGGCTGTAGTGTAAGTATTCTGATTTGCATTTTAATAATTAGCAATGTCAAGAAGCAATAGATAACAGCCATTGCTAGTATTTTGTGAAATTACAGTTATGCGCAAGTGCATTTAGATGTAAAGATCATTgttctagaaaaaaaaattactgaacaTAAGAAATATTGTGTATgagacaaacatacaaaaacagtaaaagttaaaaaatatcaataatttATATGCAATTCTCTCTTTAGCGGTAGCATATGAGTCAGCATTTCCTCTTTGGCATCATCCTGTAGCtatttatcattatatttatttatttatttatttttttatttgattgcttatCATATTCACCAAATGTCTTAAAATTTCAGCTCCTGAATCAGTAACATTGGAGGCAAAGGGAGACCTGtcattttttgaaaaacaagaaGAGGTGAATATTAAAtcaattaatatattaataatcTTGAAAGAACATtaacaagtttaaaaaaatttgaaatgttgttgatgttaaatGCATGTTTATTTCCAGCATGCTGAACATAGATGACAATTTCACTAGATGACAATTTAATTTATGTTGTTTTACATAGGAATTAGAAACAATCAACATGAATTTGCTTATGAACAAACATTACAAAAcctattgaaataaaaatttaaaatccttCCCATTGTAATTTGCAAACTTTGTTTCACTAGAAGAACATGTGAGGGTTTGATGTGATTGTTTGAGTGAAGCGTTTTTGAAATTGATTTAAATACTATGCTAATTTTTGTGTAATGTAAGCAGTTTCTGAGggattatatatattaatttaaatttaatgatgTACAAAAAAATTGGAAATCATTTAATATCAGtaatgtcattgtttttttaacttataAATTTTGAATCTTTTTAATGTCTGCGTGGGCAGGAGGAAAAAGCAAAGGTAATATGGGGTATTTGGTTTAACAAAAAGCACCTGAGATTTAAGACTGCACAGTTGTATTGTTGACTAAATATGTGAACATTCCAAAATAACTGCACTTATTAACTTTGTCAccatgaaatataaaatttaacggaatcacttacatatatatgtgccaGGCAGAatatttcatgattttgttCACGTGTATTTTAATCAGAATATTCAGCCTTACCTCAAataaccataaatttcatccaggactaacttgcccatttttccttattttgagagttctaattgattttagaaaggtattttgaggtttgcttgagGCATGGGATGATATGATACtggaaaattataagtttcaTCACCAAGAATGatattttgtggcatttatttgtctataaaaatgcatttttgtgggcgaaattttaggtcatcaAGGGTAAATCctctttttgtaaattatatTCTGATATTAACATTGAGAGGAATTGTAGTAAAGACAAATTCCCGAAGGCTCTTTTTTTGGAGGGTCTGTCTGGTTATGCTCAACACGAACAAACATGTTGTAATGATGTCCAATagcatttgtgaaatattctttgcagttctgaacattttttaaCTTGACTTTGACTTTTTGCATTTCAATTTATTTAGGGTAATTCCCTGCTGAATCTTTATCTCCCTACCCCTTTTTCACAACCCAACAAAAAACACTGGTAAAAATGTATTCTGGATTGACTGAAGATTTGAActtaaaaatgaagacaaatacaCCTGTGGTATTTCTGCCTAGCAATTGAGTATTCTGATATTTTATTCACTGATTAGATCAGTATTGTGTGTCTTTCAACAGTCATATGGTTATGGGATAATATGTTTATAATGGTACTAAATGTATTTACACGTTTGTGGCTGAGCGGATTGTGTATCTGCTAAGCAGAAGATCAGGGTTCAAAACTAAGATAGGTCATAGCCAAAAAGTTAAAGCCAATATGTACAATATTGGCTCTAACAAAGCTTTGTGCAGACATGGCATAGGCCAAAATACTGGCCCATTGTCAGTATTGCATGATTTGATTATGTGTCTCCAGCAtagcatttcagtgaggcagcagcaacACAAGTGCATGAGGGCAAATGGGCTGGTCTGCTGAAATGAGGCTGTCATGTTatctgtttgtttgattgaaaaCACAAGTTTATATGTTCGTatgtaaaaagttttaaatgtggtttatgttaaatgttcattttcagCTTGTATGAATATGTGTTATGTAACTGGATGACCTGTATAATTTTAAAACTCTGAAATACTTTTTTAGATATTGAAACACCTTCTTTTTATGAATGAACAACAACCTAGTTTAGTTCAAAGAGTCCATTTTAGAaatgcaattaaaaaaatagGTTTTTGAATGTGGGATGAATGTTTTGATTGGTGGATATCAACCTATTTCCCTCAGCCATCTCAACCAGTAGAATGGGAGCTTATACCTGACGAAACTACAGAGGAgaaaaaacctgaaaaacaaaaacaaaaagtaactCAAGATTTTAGATTAAATGTTGTCACAATATTTTATGTGCAGCACatcatgtaaattttttttaaaatcatgaaGTAGCCATTTTTTTTGTAGCATTGAAACTTTTTATATGTTGTGATGTGACATATTGTACAACATTTTTGCTCACTATTCATTATCAGAGTATTTGTTTAAGTTTTTTTGTGGATATGTAACATAGTAGCTTCAATAAGAGATTCGTGAAGTTTAAAGAATAACCagttaattttttattattcttcCTTTGAATATGGCTGCACTATTTCTTTCTCccaaattgtgaaaaaaatttctcGTTTTTGCACCCTGATGCTTTCTGAAATTATGATTTAGTTAATCTGGCCATTTTACTGTTGTTGTGGGAAAAAAACACCCTATTCTATGCTCACCATagaatacatatattcatttgcatttaattcagtgaagacaaaaatctaaaacaaaaaatagtttaatttgagtatacatgtactttcattggTATTTTCATTAGTTGATCTTTTCGTTTTCTTCCACTTCATATCTGTGCCATTCATTTACGTGTTGTAATCCCTGTCTGTGTATTGTGAAGTCTCAGTGTTTATGTGGTCTTCAGATTTCTTTGTAATCCAGGTGACAGTTTGGACACGAGTAAATATTTTGTAGTTCCATATGTTATTCTGCTTTCTTTCTGGCCACCCTACCACATTATATTGATGATATCACATGATAGTATCTTCTGtgcctgtaaaaaaaataaaactatgcCTTTGCTGGCATCAGTTGTGAgtaaaatggaattaaatgagGTTAGGAAATCAGTCTTGCAGGCCACAAACAATTTATACCAGATTATAATATGACTAATTGGGCTATGTAAATACATTAAGTCATAACCAGCATATTTATTAATCATTTAATCAATCAGTTGACCTATGGTTTAATCAATCACAGATATATTCCTTTCCATTTTATTGACTTTTGCAGCTGAGGAGAATTGGTGTAAACAACtacctatttattatatatttatatttatcattttgtgttctttttttgtgttaatACGCCTTTTTCACTTCTTCCTAAACTAATTTTAAACTAAAGAAACTATAGTGGAGAATGATTACAAATTTTCAGTAAGCTATTTAAACGGAATAAACATCCTGTAATTTTCCTGTCTGTTATCTGGTTGGTGTCTTTGGAACGATATATTCATTGATGTCGTatgtatattcttgagtgacAGTTCAGAAGACTGTCCTCTCTTTTGCTAAATATTTTCGAATTTGTGCatatcacagaaaaatgaagACAACGAGATTTGTTTTTAACCTAATCCATCTTCAGATTCTCATATTTAAGCCGACAACATGGAATGCTACTTTAgtaatgggagactcgaggataAGTTACatagaaggtccaaatgacagtagaacgcatcattttcttctgtgatgttgcagtgtGTTTGCACTTTATATGCATTTTAAGAGCatacatacaccgataattgtgacggaagaaaggaaagaagaaatgagttcacagctttggaccatcTTGATATAGGCGGAAAGgtgttttacgagttccccattcAGGATACAGATCACCATATAGAAATTCTCCGCTATAGTCTCTTTAACTAACACTGTTTAAGGAATTTCATTGGTGGTTGGGTCCCTCTCTTGATTGGGCTTTGCAaccatataagtaaaatgtgaaataaattgtaataaatatattaaatggaTTTCATATCATAATACTTAATGTCTAGCAAAGTTTTCATACTTATGTCTTTACAAGGGAACATAACGTAACCTTCAACTCACACTTCTGTGATGTGACAGCATGGTATTATAGCAGAAAAGTCTCATATAAGTTTGaaagtgtgagtgagtgagtgagtgagtgtgggAATTAGAGAAGCTCAGAGAACATCAACTGTTTGTTTACTGATTTTATCAGCACTCAGTGAGTAAAGTCTGtgaatcattcaatcagtcactTATGGCTTAGTGTAATAACCTTGTGGTTCTGCACAGCTATTGTACATGCAGCACACATCCGGATTACCCAGAGTATTAAACCAACTGCCTCAGGCAAGAAAGTGATGGACTTTCCCACAGTGGTCAGTAGAGTATTGAAGTCTCCTCATTTTTTGAATTGAAGGTGGAGAAAGCATAAAAATTACAGGAAATTTCAGATAAGTGCAAAAagttagtttatttatttatttgattggtattttacgccatactgaagaatatttcacttatacgacggtgaccagcattatgatgggaggaaaccaggcagagccccgtgaaaacccatgaccatctgcaagttgctgcaagactttcccacgtacaagaTAGTTATgtggtcttcagtattttttcaatttttgatttttgaagagaaaatgacacctgaaagtaatttttgtaaaattttaaatatcctTTTCacctaaaagaaaaaatctgagaatcagtttttatgttttcatctccTTTAAGGATGAACAGATTTAATGTGTATTAATTAGGAGATTAGGGATAAGTGAATGAATCATCATGGCTTAGGACCACAAGATCATTACCATTGGAGTATTTGGCGTAAAATTTTCGTCCCTGACTATGCTACTCTTTTCTTTCATGATTCTGATAGTTCTGTTGATTTAAGAAAGGTGtttggaggtttgtttgaaatgtagGATCGTACCATGattacaaataataataataataaaaaatattagaGGGGTGGGGAACAATTCAAAACCCAGccctatcagaaaaaaaaaagagtgggTTGGTaggtaccctaaatgaccataaatttcgtccaagACTAACTTgagcatttttttctgattctgagattTCCATCAATTTTATATAGGTTTTTTTGTGGTTTgattggaacatgggatgatattctactggaaaattgtaagtttctgcaacaaagataatattttgttatgttttatttgcatctaaaaatgcacttacatgggcgaaattttaggtcacttaGGGTAAATCTTCTTTTTGTATCCTGACTGATATTAACATTGAGAGGAATTGTAGTGAAGACAAATTCCCGAAGGCTCATTTTTTGGTGGGTCTGTCTGGTTATGCCCAACACgaacaaacattttgtaaagatGTCCAAAAGCATTTAtacttgtgaaatattctgtgcagttctgaacatttttttacttGACTTTTTGCATGACCCTGCCTGCAGATCTAGATGAGCCTCAATTTTATTTGCAAAATatcttttttagttttttggGTGGCTTGTTGGAAAAACAGCtgtttgtgttattttcttGTTGATTGTACGACCATTGTTTTCTTAATATGTACATTCTTTAAGTATTAATTCTAAAGTGGACTTCACTTGAGTGCCAACACTTACTCTGTACATCTATTGGCACATCCTTTAACTACATGGCAATTCTTTGCAATTaaattttacttatatgtaGTTTACGGTAATTGGGCAATTTTATCGAATATTTTGGTATGATAAGTAATTAGTTGTAAAATTTTGAGAGCTTTTGAAGATCAGAAAAAGTATTGAAAAGTATCAACTGACAAGCTCATATATTCATCcagtatttgattgtttaaataaaacaaaatgttaaaatttaataaaatacattaaaaatattgttccttgtagaaaaacaaaaagcaaggTAAAGGTGCATACAGCAAACCTCAgccaaagaaagaaaatgaaaagcgTGACAGGACGCGACCAAACAACAGTGGTGACtccaaaacaataaaacagttgCTCGGGGAGTTGTATGGAGACAAAGAATTTCTGGAGCGTCTCTTACAAGATGAAAGTAATAATTGGTGTTTttgtccctttttttttttttttttacatttcttgttgtttgttttcatgtttgcttTAAAAGAAAGATTTGAGAATAACTGTCACAGGATGAAAGAGGAATTAAAATTGATCAgattttgatcagattttgtCAATGAACCAGATATGTTAGCAGAAGATCAACCATGAGATCAAAGATGATGGAATGCTAATGCTCAGGGAGCTTTTGCACaacaacaccaaaaaaaaaaagcaaaagaacaaaaaaaaaaaaagacatggttcctgttgaaaattaaaaaaaattgaagtttgTTGAGTCTGTTTTGTTTGATTACAGGTGTGACAGGTAGAGACACATCCACCAGTCAGGAAGTGAAGAACCTTATTCTAGATGGCCTAGAATACCTGGACACAAGGACAGAGTTCTGGAGACAGCAAAAACCATTGTACGCGCGGAAAAGGGATCAGCGGCTGCGCGCCATGGGGCGTGAGGGAAAAACGGGTAAACAGGCCAACCCAACGCGATACGTGCTGCGCAGTCTGGAGGAGATTGATGAAGGTGTGATATATGCCCTCTTGTCTGAGCTTCGTTTGATATAAAAAGGCATATTTAGATGCtgtttttgaatatttgaaaGTATTTCCTGGATTACTCAATGTTTCCTGCATTTCATGTGAAGTatagaatttaaattttcacGCGGcacatttttcttaattttgattgattcattcatcaTATAGGGTctcttaagatttttttttgaagtttgattaatttcttagcAGAAAAAGTAAAGAATTGGCATCAAATGTTTCAATTTCACATACCAAACTACtgttgaaatacagtaaattgggtaaatttatttatttatttatttgattggggtttcaCGCTGTACCCaggaatattacacttatacggcagcatcatggtgggaggaaactgggcagagccctggggaaacccacgacaatccacaggttgctgccatactttcccacttatggccggagaggaagccagcatgagctggacttgaactcacagcgaccgcattggtgaggggatcctgggtcattatgctgtgctagcacgctaatcaactgagccatggatgACCCATTTGTGCAAATTAATATGTATACTAacaatgtgtgtatttgttcgTAGAAGATTATCTAACAACAAGTTCTGACAACATTTCCACTTTAACTGGTTCATTTTTCTCAAAAAGGCTGAGTCACATAAGACGATGAAGCATGGattttatttaacttatttCAACTCACTTTCAATGCAAatactagaaaaaaaaaagctgcaaAACTGTTATATCTGCAAGGAATGGATTATGACTTTGTTGTCATGTTTCAGCTCAGTCCCagggtaaatatcagaaaagtCTTGACAAAGCTCAAAAGACACTGAAAACTGTCCAGGGTTGGTCAGACGAGGAAATCCTTAATCGCGAGGAAATCATCGCAAATCTTCACAGCCAGATAGGAAATGCTCATCTGGAGATGGGCAGATATGACATCGCCCTGGATCATCATGAACAGGATCTGGAGATCGGAGAACAAAAGTAGGTATAGTGGGGTGGAAAATGAGGGCTTAAAAATAGGTATAGTGGGGTGGAAAATGAGGGCTTAAAATAGGTATAGTGGGGTGGAAAATGAGGGCTTAAAAGTAGGTCAAGTGGGGTGGAAAATGGCTTAAAAGTAGGTCATATGGAGTGAAAAAACAGGTGGGGAAAAATATTGTGTTGGTATATATCTGTTGATTTTCCATCTAATTGACACTTAACTTCATTTGCTCATGATATAAAGTAATATGAAGCACTTCCAGAAATCATATCAGTCTGATATGAAATGCATGATTTACTTTAAATATGTGGTAAAAACAGCatatgattttgttcatttttcttgTATGACAGTAACCTGGCTGAAGCAAAGTCTCGGGCTTTGGACAACATTGGGAGAGTGTATGCAAGGCGAGGCGATTATGAAAATGCCATCGGCATGTAAGCCACGGTGATTTTTGCTGAATTTGTCTTGAGTATAGCATCTAATTTACatgtgccctaattcctcaacctctctgcagataaaagagcaactttcagtgaaaattacgcacatttttcattttattatggAGAGAAAATAactttggttggattggtcaatttcagggctcctgaaaaagtataatttaatcactctgcacagaataatgccattaGAATACGCTTAACTAAACACCTTGGAAACATGTGAAAGGGGTGAAGAATTACACTATATGTATAATACACTAAGCTTTGTATGAAATTGGAAAAAGCGaaaatgtttgcaaaattaaacattatttttcaaaGTGAAGGCAAATAATGGATAATGTTGTACAAATCTACAATGAAACATTTCTTGTCCTAAGCTGTTGTCTGGATGCTAAACTATTTCTTGAAAGGtttacttaccctaattcttcaatcttttcaaccacctctgcaaccaatatgtTGAAGCATCCTACGAGAACTAAGGGATGTAGAGAACTAATTTGTACTGTGAAGCTGGCATTTTTACTGATATAAGCGAACCTTTTTAGCAACATTTTGATAACaattgtatgcttaaattcggctgtaaaaagtgctttagttgTTGTACAGGTTGAAGATTAATTAACAGACTGTTATAACACACCATTGCAAAAGGGCCTTTCATGAAATGTTGCCTCATTGGCTAATAATGTTCAGCGCAGAGATTCCCTTTTTGCAACTTGTGTGAAGTGAAGTATGTTGATTAATATGTAATGGGAAAGAGATTAGAAACATTTCTTGTTaattgtgttgtgttgttgttaaATGGTTACATTGTCAAATTTCCCATGTAATATTACAAAATCCAGCAGGTAGTAAGTTGTTGTGACGTTGAACATTTGCTGTAGTGCAAAACTGGTCGAAAAATGTTGCCATCCTGTATCTCTTTTTGCCACAGATGGGAAAAGAAGTTGCCCATGAGCAAGTCATCGCTGGAAAGCACTTGGTTGTACCATGAGCTGGGGCGATGTTACCTCGAGATGGAGGATTTCAGCAAGGCTAAAGAATACGGGGAGAAGTCATTATCAGCCGCACGAGATGCTGACGACATTGATTGGACGCTACATTCCACAGTTTTGATCGCTCAGAGTGAAGGTATGGCCTGAAAACATCAGACATTATAACTTTGGCGTAAGATTGACCTTATGACTCTGAGCATCTGAAAGCAGCTGGAAACATCTGTTGATCTATGCACACATGCAATCACTCAAAACTGCTGACTCAGCAGTTGCTCACAGTCTGCTTTTCTAAAACTCTATCAAAGCATCAAGTTGTATCCAGGTTCAGTGAACTATGCGTTCTTGCGCCCAGTTGCTGCCCATCGTAGCTAACATACTTGCAAACAAACTGAATGTGTTCAAACACCGCTAGATGATCACGATTACAAggttttttcatcttttttacataagcactacacatacatgtaggcagagTTCGACCGTTGAGTTCGACTCAGATGCTTAGCCTCACAAGTTGACctgttaaaaaaagttttagttttaatttttgtctcTTTTACGGCGAGTATGTAGCATTGTGTCTTTTACTGTCTGACAACTTTGCTTCCCCACCCCTTCCCCGCAGTCAAACTTAGGGAGTACCAGGGAGCTGCTGACTCATTTGAACAAGCTCTAGAGCTGGCCCAAACCCTTGGGGACAGGAAAGCTGAAGATGCCATTAAGACAGCGCTGGAAGATGTCAATGAGCAGATTGTGCGAGAAATCCGGGCCGATGAGGAGGACAGGAAGGCTGACCGTAGTAGTCCACATGGGTCTGCAAGGTCAAGAACGTCCAATGGTCACAGTGAAGGTacagtttaaagaaaaaaaatctgaaagtcAATTGCCTGTAATCAATTTGCACCAGTTTGAATCTTTGTTCCCCAAGAGTTGGCATGTGGGACTAGAATAGAGTGAGAATGCAGGTATGTTGATGGTTCTACAGTATTACCTATAGGTACTAAACAGCTCTAGGTCCAACTGCATGATCAAGTCCTGCTCTTGCTGCTTCCTTTCAGGCTGTGCGTGggagggtcttccagcaacctgctgatggtcaggtgtttcccctgggctatgcccggttttctcccaccataatgctggccgccgtcgtatgagtgaaatattctagagtatggtgtaaaacaccagtcaaataaataaatgaatccaaCTGCACTGTAAACTAGAATTAAGTAGGATTTCAGCCCTAAGATAGGCTTTGAGTGTAATGATGATACATTGGCAGTATATTGCTACAATTTGCCTTGACTCATTCAAACATTGACCtaggtgtatatttattttggccccgtaaaaaaaagaagaaagaaaaaaaaacctggtgACTTTTATTTGCCTTATTTTCCCCTTAGAGCGAAGAGAACGTACAATTTCACGGAGGAGTGATCGTAAAGACTCTAGAGGTGAGTAATAACGCCAAATGAAATTTAAGTTTTATatcatttcatgtttttaaagaaaatatttctcttcAGGATGAAGCAAATTTTGTTATTAAAAcctgtaaattttaaataaagttgACATTTTGGTTAGCTGAGCTAAAAAGCCAATTAATTTGATGGTCTCTTTCAGAGGGTagctttattttcttgtaaatttacaggcagttttacatttttctgaAGTTATTTAAACAGATATGTTTTTGATAagctgtacatacataaataatatagGTTATTTAGAATCGGTcagatgtacagtgtaaaaatgtgttttgaaggtggaaaaaaaaatgagacacCTGTTTTAATGCACACCTGCCAATGTGTAATTAGGGTGTAATTGATTTAGACATGTTTAATTAAGACTATTACACTGATCTGGAATCCTGCACAATCTGGACCCTGAGTGAAGCTGGTAAGACACTTCATCATCAGACTGGGGTGCATTTAAGACTTGAGATGCagtgttattttctgtttgaTACCTGAttcttatttttcttcatttccttCCATTCTTGTGATCCTTCATTTTCACAATTAATACAAGCCTGGAAACAAAAAGCAGGCTGAGGACAGTGTCCTGCAACAAACAGTGGTTGATGTGGCAACTTTTTGGTTCTAAACAAACCTTTCATATAAATATTGAACAGCGTTTATTTTTTAATGAGAATTTTGCTAGTTCTAGCCTTCACCAccttaaaaaatatttccaggTTTCTTGCTAATAGATTATAACTAGTTTGAAAACATTACAGTTTCCTTTTAGATGTGACATGCAGGTCTAAAAGTCCCTCCATTACTGtaagtctgtcagtctgtcgATTCGTTTGTCAGTCTCTTGTTTGATCAGATCATATTGAGACCCTGTCTTAAAATGAGCCAGTCTGTCAAACGTTTGACATGGGTAAGGGGTCTGGGTACAAGATGACCTCAAGTGACATCAACATTTTGTGAATTTGCCCTATGCCCCGCCAACCGGTTCtcttataaaattatgtattcGCTCAAAATTCCTCCCAAAATCTCCCCAAAATGATGCAGGTTATTAATTCCCCAAAAGAGACCCATTCTTTCTGAGCTTTTCCTTCAGATTGCATAGATAATTACCACCTGTATTcttaaacatttcaaacaggTTTTCTTAAATCTTCTTTTATCTTTTACAAACTCTTTGATATTccctttttttcttgtttttcctaAACAGGTGGTATCTGTGCTTTATGTTGTTTGACATTGTCCATGTTTATTGCACATGAAAATTGATGTGCAAAAAGTTTTTTGTGGTCCACAAAatccatgaaaataaaattgttaaatgGTTTTCAAGGTTTTGAGAATCCTTTATTTTGGGATAAGTGCTTGAAAGTACTTTTTCCAGTTTTAAATGTCGTGTTTCAAATGGACTGATAAATAATCTACTAAAATAGTAGCCATTGATCTCCATCGGAATAAAATGGTTCTTGAAAGAATTGAAAAAAAGAGTTATTAGGCCCTTTTAAGTTactaaaaaacatttcaagGTCATCTTCAAAAATTGTAGACAGGCATTCCTTTATTCTTTTCCTCATGGAGGGAATTGACACTTGTTGTGAGAATAGCTTtggaaatgttttatgattttagtTAAATTTAATACAGCTGTGgaactgcatgtatatagtaaaGTAACAAACAAATGGTCATGGTATCCGGAACTAGTTTTAGTTTGGCATcgataaaattacatgtattatattattGTGTCTATTTTTACCTTCAAGATGAGAAGAGTGACGACTCAGGGGAGAAAAAAGACTCAAGGGAAGCAACTCCAACTAAAGGTGAGTAAAACCATTATCctgattaaatttaaaattaaacaccTGATGCAAATTGAGTATACTATAGCTTTGTAAGCCAGGGTACAGGTGTATAAAGTTCAGAATCAATGGTTTTATGATTTGCATGTTATGACTGATATATAGGTACAATTTGATTTTACCTGTACCAGGCGGAGCAGATTTTATGACTTCTTATGGTTTCTAAAAAATCAATGACATGGTTGTGCTTTTGTGATATTATTTGTATGAATT
This region includes:
- the LOC135464638 gene encoding outer dynein arm-docking complex subunit 4-like isoform X1, which produces MPPKKGRGNRDSDNETESDSQEYQGTFETLRDEGEHFVHVANYKKAIDSFSKALEFKPNDKQCLVARSRCFLQLGDAQKSLMDAEMALDEDKGFIKGLFQKAEALYVLGDFETALVFFHRGHKARPELQEFRLGIQKCQEAINNSIGTPESVTLEAKGDLSFFEKQEELRRIGKNKKQGKGAYSKPQPKKENEKRDRTRPNNSGDSKTIKQLLGELYGDKEFLERLLQDESVTGRDTSTSQEVKNLILDGLEYLDTRTEFWRQQKPLYARKRDQRLRAMGREGKTGKQANPTRYVLRSLEEIDEAQSQGKYQKSLDKAQKTLKTVQGWSDEEILNREEIIANLHSQIGNAHLEMGRYDIALDHHEQDLEIGEQNNLAEAKSRALDNIGRVYARRGDYENAIGIWEKKLPMSKSSLESTWLYHELGRCYLEMEDFSKAKEYGEKSLSAARDADDIDWTLHSTVLIAQSEVKLREYQGAADSFEQALELAQTLGDRKAEDAIKTALEDVNEQIVREIRADEEDRKADRSSPHGSARSRTSNGHSEERRERTISRRSDRKDSRDEKSDDSGEKKDSREATPTKETEEPLRKSPSPEKHEEASSKSNENDDQSKDEKEADIDQSKNIENEDNGSVKGEETEDDKEGKREEEEEMKLSQMRMN
- the LOC135464638 gene encoding outer dynein arm-docking complex subunit 4-like isoform X2, translating into MPPKKGRGNRDSDNETESDSQEYQGTFETLRDEGEHFVHVANYKKAIDSFSKALEFKPNDKQCLVARSRCFLQLGDAQKSLMDAEMALDEDKGFIKGLFQKAEALYVLGDFETALVFFHRGHKARPELQEFRLGIQKCQEAINNSIGTPESVTLEAKGDLSFFEKQEEKNKKQGKGAYSKPQPKKENEKRDRTRPNNSGDSKTIKQLLGELYGDKEFLERLLQDESVTGRDTSTSQEVKNLILDGLEYLDTRTEFWRQQKPLYARKRDQRLRAMGREGKTGKQANPTRYVLRSLEEIDEAQSQGKYQKSLDKAQKTLKTVQGWSDEEILNREEIIANLHSQIGNAHLEMGRYDIALDHHEQDLEIGEQNNLAEAKSRALDNIGRVYARRGDYENAIGIWEKKLPMSKSSLESTWLYHELGRCYLEMEDFSKAKEYGEKSLSAARDADDIDWTLHSTVLIAQSEVKLREYQGAADSFEQALELAQTLGDRKAEDAIKTALEDVNEQIVREIRADEEDRKADRSSPHGSARSRTSNGHSEERRERTISRRSDRKDSRDEKSDDSGEKKDSREATPTKETEEPLRKSPSPEKHEEASSKSNENDDQSKDEKEADIDQSKNIENEDNGSVKGEETEDDKEGKREEEEEMKLSQMRMN